Part of the Brevibacillus brevis genome is shown below.
TTCATCAATGGCTAGAGAGCTTCTGACCGTTTGCCGCAGGAGAGTCGAAGAAATAAACGTCCAGCGCTTGTTTGCGGAAACGCTGGCCGCGATCATGGATTCTGTCTTGCCAACGCGGGGCATTCCTCGGATCCCGATCAATTGATGGCCTTCCTTTTTTAAAATTTCCGCCATGAAATCTACCAGAAGCCCCAACTCATCGCGGACGAAGCGAAACGTTTTCTTGTCTTCGCTGTCTCGCTCGATGTATCGACCGTGGCGCACTGCCAAACGATCCAGCATCGTCGGGGGACGCAGCCTCGTTATGGTTATGTTGTCCATTTTTTGAACAACGTTGCGCAAAACCTCAATTTTTTCGTCGTCATCCGTCAAGAGCAGCATGCCTCTTCGCATGGTATCGACACCATTGATGGTCACGATGTTGATGTTCAACATACCCAGAATAGAAGCGACGTCCCCCAATAGGCCGGGACGGTTGCGGG
Proteins encoded:
- a CDS encoding YmfK family protein yields the protein MEAIKEWYMEYEIARNRPGLLGDVASILGMLNINIVTINGVDTMRRGMLLLTDDDEKIEVLRNVVQKMDNITITRLRPPTMLDRLAVRHGRYIERDSEDKKTFRFVRDELGLLVDFMAEILKKEGHQLIGIRGMPRVGKTESMIAASVSANKRWTFISSTLLRQTVRSSLAIDELSTDHVYLIDGIVSTLRSTEKHYTLLREVMNFPAAKIIEHPDIFVRESEYELSDFHYIIELRHHPEEEITYELINNRGFDNFDMN